tcgcagtaagcggtgtcctagttcgagaagagcaaggtacgcaatttcccgtttattatataagtaggaccttaggagaagcaaaaactagatatccgcacctagaaaaattggcacttgcactgataagcgcctctaaaaagttaagaccgtactttcaatatcaccacatatgcgtattaaccacttacccgcttcgtaatattttgcacaagcctgaACTATTAGGCCGATTGAcaaaatgggtcgtcgaactcagtgggtatgatatcgaatatcaaccccgtacggccatcaagtctcaaattttagcagacttcgtggccgatttcacgccaaccctcgtacccgaagtcaaaaaagaactgttattgaaatcgggtacatcgtcagggtatggaccctttttacggacggagcttcgaacgtgaagaggtccgggctaggcatcgttttaaagccacccgcggataacattattaggcaatctatcaaaactaccaggttgactaacaatgaggccgagtctgaggccatgattacaggtctcgagctagctaaaagcttgggagcagaagtcattgaagccaagtgtgactctttgctggtggtaaatcaagtgaacaaaaccttcgaagttcgagaagatagaatgcaaaggtatttggacaaactacaggtcactttgcaccatttcaaaaaatggactttacaacatgttccacgagagcaaaacagtaaggttgatgcacttgcgaatttgggatcatcggtcgaagaAGGTGAGTTAAGCTCGAGGACTGTCATTcgactctcgagatccgtgatcgaagaaggtcatgccgagataaattctacgagcttaacctgggattggagaaataagtatattgaatacttaaagaatggaaagctcccatcggaccctaaagatttgagggccctacgaaccaaagctgctcgattcacgttaaCTACAGTTGAAACGCTATACCGAAGgatattcgatggaccattggcagtatgcttaggtacATGAGACACcaattacatcctacgtgaggtgcatgAGGGCACttatgggaatcactccggtgttGATTtgttagtccaaaaaataatcagggcaggatattattggatcgatatgggcaaagatgcaaaggagtttgttcggaaatgtgacaaatgtcaaagatttgcaccaatgatccatcaaccaggAGATCAACTTCACTCAgtactatccccatggccatttatgaaatggggaatggatatcatcggccctctgccatcgaccccaggtaaagctaaatttattttatttatgactgactatttctctaaataggttgaagcacaggctttcgtaaaagtgagagagaaagaggttatagactttatctgggatcatatcgtatgtcgattcgggatacccgccgaaatagtgtgtgacaatggaaaacagtttgtcggcagcaaagtgacgaaattcctcgaagaccaaaaaataaagaggatattatcaacaccatatcaccccagtgggaatggacaggccgaatcaacaaacaaaactatcattcaaaacctaaagaagaggctgaacaacgctaaaggaaaatggagagaaatcctactcGAAGTTCTTtcggcatatcgaacaacatcaaaatctagtacggggcgaccccattctccttagtatatggatctgaagccttgattccaatcgaagtcggggaacccagtgatAGGTTTTggtatacaacagaagagtcaaataacgaggctatgaacactaaccacgaattatcggatgaaaagcgagaagctgctctcgtccaattggctgcccaaaagcaacgaatcgaaagatactataatcgaaggaCACATCTTTGTCATTTTAaacccggggacttagtgctaaggaaagtcaccctcagtacccgaaatccaaatgaaggaaaactaggaccaaactgggaaggactgtatcaggttctcaaaaacgtcggaaagggatcatacaagctcggtattacaaatgacaaacaactatcaaggaattggaatgtgtcacacctaaaataatactactgttaaggtactaacccctgcaggagtcTCGATCAGAAGttaggatggatccttcaatacgaagccctagATCTGAAAGCTTagaccagttttatcccaaatgggtttttcggcaagatttttaatgaggcaaccaatgatcgtgctgtACTTGGAAACAATTCgatagtatccgaggcctctttacaatcgacctcgaatactgggggcattagccctcgaatatatcaagttctgatgcaagaaagatatttcgtaacaacagggttccaataagaaaagttgtaagagccaaatggtcaaaacgaaccatgctcatgtagttggcccgagccctgacgcaaaacataaACACGTGTAAAAggaaagttctcctctttaccgatatcttatatccaagaaatattcctctactttcaagatttattatgcaaacaagaTTAAGATAAATCTCCGAgctcgagtaagcactcactcgaccattatgcctatgggatacattacttcgagttcgaaacattcactcgactactaagcgtaCGGGccacttttattttgagttcgagcaagcactcatccAACCATTACACATataggctacattactttgagttcgaaacattcactcgactaccaagcctacgggccacttttatttccagttcgagcaagcactcactcgactattacgcctatgggctacattactttgattttgaaatattcactcgactactaagcgtaTGGtccacttttatttcgagttcgagcaagcactcactcgaaaTTACGCCTAtggactacattacttcgagttcgaaacattcactcgactaccaagcctatgggccacttttatttcgagttcgagcaagcactcactcgaccattacgcctatgggctacattacttcgaattcgaaatattcactcgactactaagcctatggggcACTTttctttcgagttcgagcaagcactcactcgaaaattacacctatgggctacattacttcgagttcgaaacattcgctcgactactaagcctacgggccacttttatttcgagttcaagaaagcactcactcgaccattacgcctatgggctacattacttcgagtttgaattgttcactcgattactaagcatacaggctatttttatttcgagttcgagcaagcaatcactcgatcattatgcctGCGGGCTATATtccttcgagttcgaatcactgacttaactaataagcctaagggctacatcacttcaagtttgagtaagcctATGTTCAAAaaatcactcaactcgactactaagcatatgagctaccttatttcaaagcgctcactcggttataaaggctacgaagtccaaatttgattaagttgcttaaatccttgtgaaaatattcataaggcgtgaataaaatattcacaagacaggaaacaaaatagaagcaagtcggcaaaaagggatattatttgtaaaaaattgtttacatgattgattacaacataaaaattaaggactaagcttcctggttaTCCCCGAGAGCGGTCccttctctatcgggctcccccccgttctcggatccactcttactcccatcatcatcatcattgtcatcatcatcgtcatcagaaaccaaggcttcagcaacggcttcgagttctttagccctttttatctcttcaacgAGGTTGAAACcttgagcatggatctcctcgagggtctcccttcgaggtcggcacttagcaagttcagcgacccaatgtgctcgagtatcggcggtctcgactgcctctcttgcttggacctgggcagcttcagtaTCGGcctgatagacggccacgagtgcatctgcatcggcctttgccttttcggcgtcagattcggccttggcaagttcagaggccaaccgagcctcgagctcctctattcttcttgcttggacCAAGTttttctccttcattttttgaagttggttttcggccgataacaattgggctcgagcagtttctttctctgtagcaaagcggtccattccttctttccaATTCAAAGACTCCGCTCTTATCACATCGACTTCTTCACGGAGTAttccgatcatctcgattttttgctgcagctgtgagaccgaaaaattagccatcgttccggtatcaagcccataggcttttaaaagcatTATTAATGCTCGGATAGAtcgatctgatcttggtgagcccgggccaactcagcttggaggtcttttatttcctctcccctttggcCCAAGAGACGTTTtaaggagttcctctcctccgtaacccgttgaagctcggcctcgtatcgacgtAGCTCGATTCGGGATCGAGAACATAATTCTGAATAAACTACTGCAGcctacaaagaaagaagaaagaaagtcagaaaagaaaagcaaacttaaaggtAACGCCATATAATTTAacgcttacctgattcaaagcctgctgcactccgtgaaaaagatctgatgcgtCGCTTGTATCGGCAGTGTCTTCGACGCCAATAAACGGGTCACAAAAATGATCCTAtccatcatgaggcctatctaatttgagggcccccaaagcttgggcttcccgaatcgcccctacgaaaaaagcagggaaggtgggtgagtcttcgattgctactgccccaaatGAATCACCTGGGttattctcttcggttcgaaaagATTCGGGAAGAGCCTCTTCAGACATATTCCCCATCCGTCGGCTTCGATGGGAAACATCTTCGATCTCCAGCAACTaggggactctgcccgaatctctctccgatatatcctcagttcgaggcggagccttacgAACTACCATCGACCCAGCTGCctgtggaacgtcggtggtcttctttGTTCGGGCTGCCAGCGCAGACCCatcattctcttcttcttcttcttcatccctcagatgcagaactgattctacggtcaaaggaatagaattcttgttcggcttacgagccgtcctcttcttcggtttttgaTCCTCGAGGACGGGGGCTCTTTTCCTattattatctttcaccggctttgggacagaggccgaagcctcttcctcgacggatgagggcctcaaaaccacatctttgcccacacctgcATACGGAAAATTTTATTGAAGTGTGTGAAAAGAATCTTATTCGAATTACCAAAAGATACGAGATAGGTGCtttgtgatttttggcctcccatcggccctttgacaagtcaagccatgagcgctcggcgtatgaggaggtcgaaaccagatcacgtacccagttcttgagatcggacactgcgccgggcatccagggaaccgctgcatcacaaaatgGAAATATTTGTAAGAAaacaaatgaaagaacaaaataataggagataacagcagaattacacttacgcttcatattccactcctcggaaaaaggcatcttttcggttggaattaggtccgaagtccttattcGAACGAACTTGCCCATCCAGCCCTGATCTttatcctcgtctatactcgagaacagagcattggtagctcgacgttggagttttattaaccctcttcaaaaaaggcgaggacggtataatcggacaagatgatcgagggtgcaaggcatcccctcgattttacttACAAAACAtcagatcaaaataacgatcctccaaaaggaaggatATATCTGGCCTAAGGTTATTAGGTACttacgacaaaaatctatgataatagggtcgaggggacctaacgtgaaagggtaagtatacacgcttaaaaGCTCTcccacgtgagtagtaatatcctttTCAGGAGATggcactaccacttctttgttctcccagttacaatctttttttatccgctcgatatgctcccgggttatcgaacaaatatatctcgatacagGCTCACATCAGCCAGGAACCGgtgaacctttatcgagtttgaaattaGAGATAAGAACACACGCCGCCGGAATGCACTCCTCAGGACGAGGATCCACCGGTATTTTGTCGGTGGCAGATTGGGAAGaataagctttttctttttgggggacggtttttgatgtcttcaccattttggattttaaaaaggtgacaaagatttggtaatttggaagaagaattttgcaaagAAGAATCAGAAATTTGTGAATAAACTCAGAGAATATGAaaaagaacttgggaaatttggaagattgaatatgtaaaagtgataaatgataaaaggaaggaTTATTTATAGGttaaagcaatggcggttcagtatcagcgatggccgaccaccgtctgacatgcattaaataacttgaaagactaaatcgacgggacaactatcacttGCGTCATGGTCGAGCCCAATGTAAACGTTAGCTTATAATCCGACCAAGCCgttgagaaatcatatcgtttctcaccacattcttcctgagaaacgaggggactatctgtatacggtcgaaatagatttcgaccttcgtacgattgatcgag
This sequence is a window from Nicotiana tomentosiformis chromosome 5, ASM39032v3, whole genome shotgun sequence. Protein-coding genes within it:
- the LOC138892060 gene encoding uncharacterized protein yields the protein MANFSVSQLQQKIEMIGILREEVDVIRAESLNWKEGMDRFATEKETARAQLLSAENQLQKMKEKNLVQARRIEELEARLASELAKAESDAEKAKADADALVAVYQADTEAAQVQAREAVETADTRAHWVAELAKCRPRRETLEEIHAQGFNLVEEIKRAKELEAVAEALVSDDDDDDNDDDDGSKSGSENGGEPDREGTALGDNQEA